The following coding sequences are from one Musa acuminata AAA Group cultivar baxijiao chromosome BXJ2-4, Cavendish_Baxijiao_AAA, whole genome shotgun sequence window:
- the LOC103982235 gene encoding vacuolar protein sorting-associated protein 2 homolog 2, which translates to MNIFKKKTSPKDALRTSKREMAVATRGVEREIASLQLEEKKLVAEIKKTAQTGNEAATRILARQLVRLRQQITNLQGTRAQIRGIATHTQAMYANTSLSTGMKGASKAMAAMNKQMEPAKQAKVMKEFQKQSSQMDMTLEMMSEAIDETLDKDEAEEETEELTNQVLDEIGVDVASQLSSAPKGRIAVSSKKVDTASRTVAPKNPEVDDLEKRLASLRRI; encoded by the exons ATGaacatcttcaagaagaagacctCTCCCAAGG ATGCTCTCAGGACGAGCAAAAGGGAAATGGCAGTCGCCACAAGGG GTGTGGAACGCGAGATCGCTTCGCTGCAGTTAGAG GAGAAAAAACTGGTTGCAGAGATCAAGAAGACTGCACAAACTGGGAACGAG GCTGCCACCCGGATCTTAGCTCGCCAACTCGTTCGTCTAAGGCAGCAAATTACAAACTTGCAGGGAACTCGTGCACAAATAAGAGGCATAGCAACCCATACTCAG GCTATGTATGCAAATACGTCATTATCCACAGGAATGAAAGGTGCAAGCAAAGCGATGGCTGCTATGAACAAG CAAATGGAACCAGCAAAGCAGGCAAAAGTGATGAAAGAATTCCAGAAGCAATCATCACAAATGGACATGACG CTTGAGATGATGTCGGAGGCCATTGATGAAACATTGGATAAAGATGAGGCAGAAGAGGAAACAGAAGAGCTCACAAACCAG GTGCTTGATGAAATTGGTGTCGATGTTGCCTCACAG CTATCTTCAGCTCCCAAAGGCCGGATTGCAGTCAGCAGTAAGAAAGTTGATACTGCCTCTAG GACTGTAGCTCCAAAGAATCCTGAAGTTGATGACCTAGAGAAGAGGTTGGCATCTCTGCGTCGCATTTGA
- the LOC103982233 gene encoding transcription factor PHYTOCHROME INTERACTING FACTOR-LIKE 13-like has translation MNHYVPDWAMDDDSGCLTDLLPMTNQKKPMGPDNELIELLWRNGHVVMHSQSHRRPPANVDELKQAQKPDQVQKHEQQPLGGSGNLMQDADTGSWFQYPLDDSFEKEFCSEFFPEITGGADAAADSDKNSKDFVAEEDRLVRFGSSNALAASAPKDNNTMPPPKSHLMGTTTPQSSCLENAGALNFSHFSKQAKADLGSSRCPQGHKGGGSSSKAGAQESSMMTVGSSTCGSNQIHAHTDPSNNLSHDAADIVTGLEEDTRMRVLSEGMQSKAHECTLTSTSGGSGSSYGRTGQQNASDQSHKRKARDDVDDSGCQSEEVEYESIEEKKPAQRPISKRRSRAAEVHNLSERRRRDRINEKMKALQDLIPHCNKTDKASMLDEAIEYLKSLQLQVQMMWMGSGMASMMFPGVQQYISSMGMGMGMGMGHASVPAIHGAVQLPRVPFVNQSVATASGTNQTSFFPSPAMNAVNFPNQMQNIHLPESYARYLGMPIMPSHQATNFCTYGSQPVQQNQSAGAPGGSLRPGAGGPNCASTENNRSG, from the exons ATGAACCACTATGTTCCTGACTGGGCCATGGATGACGACTCTGGCTGCTTGACAGATCTCCTTCCCATGACAAATCAGAAGAAACCAATGGG ACCCGATAACGAGCTCATAGAGCTGCTATGGAGGAATGGACATGTCGTCATGCACAGCCAGAGTCACCGGAGACCTCCCGCCAACGTCGATGAGCTTAAACAAGCTCAGAAACCCGATCAAGTGCAGAAGCACGAGCAGCAGCCGCTTGGGGGTTCCGGCAACCTGATGCAAGATGCTGACACTGGCTCGTGGTTCCAGTACCCTCTCGATGACTCCTTCGAAAAGGAGTTCTGTTCCGAGTTCTTCCCTGAGATCACAGGCGGCGCAGATGCAGCTGCTGATTCCGATAAGAACAGCAAAGACTTCGTTGCAGAAGAAGACAGGTTGGTAAGATTCGGTTCGAGCAATGCCTTGGCGGCGTCTGCTCCCAAGGACAACAACACCATGCCCCCTCCCAAATCACATCTTATGGGCACCACCACACCGCAGTCGTCCTGCTTAGAGAACGCTGGGGCTCTCAACTTCTCCCACTTCTCCAAGCAAGCGAAGGCCGATTTGGGATCCTCGAGATGCCCACAGGGGCACAAGGGAGGTGGGAGCAGCAGCAAGGCAGGCGCCCAGGAGTCCTCGATGATGACGGTTGGATCGAGTACCTGCGGAAGCAATCAAATCCATGCCCACACCGATCCGAGCAATAATTTGAGCCATGATGCAGCTGACATTGTTACAGGGCTTGAGGAGGACACCAGGATGAGGGTTCTCTCGGAGGGGATGCAGTCCAAGGCACATGAATGCACCTTAACCTCGACGTCAGGTGGCTCTGGCTCCAGTTACGGAAGAACAGGACAGCAGAATGCGAGTGATCAGAGCCACAAGAGGAAGGCAAGAGACGACGTAGATGATTCCGGGTGTCAGAGCGAG GAAGTTGAGTACGAATCCATCGAGGAGAAGAAACCAGCTCAGCGACCGATATCCAAACGCAGAAGTCGTGCTGCCGAAGTCCACAACCTCTCGGAGAGG AGAAGAAGAGACAGAATAAATGAGAAAATGAAGGCTCTTCAGGATCtcatacctcactgcaacaag ACGGATAAAGCATCAATGCTAGATGAAGCAATCGAGTACCTGAAATCACTGCAGCTGCAAGTTCAG ATGATGTGGATGGGAAGCGGCATGGCGTCGATGATGTTTCCCGGTGTCCAACAGTATATTTCAAGCATGGGaatggggatggggatggggatgggtCATGCTTCCGTGCCAGCCATTCACGGTGCAGTTCAATTGCCAAGAGTTCCATTTGTGAACCAATCTGTAGCCACAGCTTCTGGCACAAACCAGACATCATTCTTCCCCTCCCCAGCCATGAACGCTGTAAATTTCCCCAACCAGATGCAGAACATTCATCTTCCTGAATCATATGCCCGGTACCTTGGCATGCCTATCATGCCATCTCATCAG GCAACGAATTTTTGTACATATGGATCTCAACCGGTGCAGCAGAATCAGTCGGCAGGAGCACCTGGCGGCAGTCTCCGACCCGGTGCCGGAGGACCTAATTGTGCCAGTACTGAGAACAACAGATCTG GTTGA